The Flavobacterium commune genome contains a region encoding:
- a CDS encoding HAD family hydrolase yields the protein MIMSFKVIAFDADDTLFVNETYFSETEEKFCELMSDYLSQQGLAQELFRIEIANLKIYGYGIKAYILSMIEAAMTISNNTISVEVIEKIIQYGKELLEKPIVLLDGVEETLAALHGKYKLVVATKGDLLDQRRKLHNSGLGKYFHHIEVMSDKQEQDYLDLIKRLEIKPSEFFMIGNSLKSDVLPVLAIGGHAAHVPFHTTWAHEKIDHEVKHENFSAFEKITEVLKKLK from the coding sequence ATGATTATGTCTTTCAAAGTAATTGCCTTCGATGCCGATGATACCTTGTTTGTCAACGAAACCTATTTTTCAGAAACAGAAGAAAAATTTTGTGAATTAATGAGTGATTACCTGTCCCAACAAGGTCTTGCGCAAGAGCTTTTCAGAATAGAAATTGCTAATTTAAAAATCTACGGTTATGGCATTAAAGCATACATCCTTTCTATGATTGAGGCCGCAATGACTATTTCAAACAACACCATTTCGGTTGAAGTTATCGAAAAAATTATACAATATGGCAAAGAACTATTGGAAAAACCTATTGTACTCTTAGACGGTGTTGAAGAAACCCTGGCTGCCTTACATGGAAAATACAAACTAGTCGTAGCTACCAAAGGCGATTTGCTGGATCAGAGACGTAAATTACACAATTCAGGATTGGGAAAATATTTCCATCATATCGAAGTAATGTCAGACAAACAGGAACAGGATTATCTGGATCTGATTAAACGTTTGGAAATTAAACCCTCAGAATTCTTCATGATAGGTAATTCCTTAAAATCAGATGTTTTACCGGTTTTAGCCATAGGCGGACACGCAGCTCATGTTCCTTTTCACACCACCTGGGCACATGAAAAAATTGATCACGAAGTGAAACATGAAAACTTTAGTGCTTTTGAAAAAATTACTGAAGTTTTGAAAAAATTAAAATAA
- a CDS encoding DMT family transporter: protein MNNAKPKLALALGILCISIFPILVRLQLTNGLISAFYRMFIAAVLLIPYVILSKKFKLPPTRTTLLAVVCGIVFATDIAIWNIAIQKSSATQATLLANLSPVWVGIGSFLILKNKPSVNFWIGTAIALMGMVTLVGFETFAQLNFDLAFVLALLSGMLYATYILISKNILSRVDILSFMSIVLVSSSLFLALVCGITEENFSGFSNTAWLVLFIQGAVCQLTAWLLISYSTQHLQATRVSLSLLGQAVLATLLAWLFLDEKMSWLRIIGAVFLLLGIRITFYNKPIGFKKSR, encoded by the coding sequence ATGAACAATGCAAAACCCAAACTGGCTTTAGCACTTGGAATACTTTGTATTTCCATCTTTCCTATTTTGGTTCGTTTACAATTAACTAACGGATTGATTTCTGCTTTTTACAGAATGTTTATTGCTGCGGTCTTATTAATTCCTTACGTTATTCTCAGCAAAAAATTCAAATTACCACCTACGAGAACAACATTACTTGCAGTAGTCTGCGGAATTGTATTTGCAACTGATATTGCCATTTGGAATATTGCCATTCAAAAATCGAGTGCAACCCAAGCTACTTTATTGGCTAATTTATCCCCTGTTTGGGTGGGTATAGGTTCGTTTTTGATTTTAAAAAACAAACCCTCGGTTAACTTTTGGATTGGAACCGCAATCGCCCTTATGGGAATGGTAACTTTAGTAGGTTTTGAAACTTTTGCCCAACTCAACTTTGACCTGGCCTTTGTACTCGCTCTTTTATCCGGAATGCTTTATGCTACTTATATATTAATCAGCAAGAACATCTTATCCCGGGTTGACATACTCTCTTTTATGAGTATTGTTCTGGTTTCTTCGAGTCTGTTTTTAGCCTTGGTTTGCGGAATTACGGAGGAAAACTTTAGTGGTTTTTCAAACACCGCCTGGTTGGTTTTGTTTATTCAGGGTGCTGTTTGTCAACTGACCGCTTGGCTGTTAATCAGTTATTCGACCCAACATTTACAAGCCACAAGAGTTTCACTGAGTTTATTAGGACAAGCCGTTTTGGCGACATTACTTGCCTGGTTATTTTTAGACGAAAAAATGAGCTGGCTCAGGATTATCGGTGCCGTTTTTCTACTTTTAGGAATTCGAATCACATTTTATAATAAACCAATCGGTTTTAAAAAATCCAGATAA